The following proteins are co-located in the Cetobacterium ceti genome:
- a CDS encoding efflux RND transporter periplasmic adaptor subunit gives MKRFILGILIIGALASCGKEKDKYPLDLPLRPVVYEQVISTDNVIERSYSGIVKSEALSKLSFRVSGTMIDKYVDIGDSVKKGQILAKLDNTEYLVKYQQALADLHKGQALLADSKANYERSKVLYLENSISKAQFQSALANYESGVSSVVALEKQVQYSKIQLGYTKLLAPADGTIGSVETEVNQVVSPQNVIFTLNTSGKEYVEFNVSESVVSLLKIGEPVTIAIDSVKGEPIKGEIRNISTVSSGFGNTYPVKAELVSSPVGLRAGMTAEVSLDVNLHQTKKKIVVIPLSAVQKDFTGNQFIFVIKDIKNQEGIAEKRIIKTGAVTNTGIEVLEGLNPGEYIVSMGAGRLQSGEKVGVPLKEEN, from the coding sequence ATGAAGAGGTTTATTTTGGGAATATTAATAATAGGAGCATTGGCAAGTTGTGGGAAGGAAAAAGATAAATACCCACTTGATTTACCCTTGAGACCTGTAGTTTATGAACAAGTTATTTCAACAGATAATGTAATAGAAAGAAGTTATTCAGGAATAGTTAAATCAGAGGCTTTATCTAAATTAAGTTTTAGAGTTTCTGGAACTATGATAGATAAATATGTGGATATTGGAGATTCTGTAAAAAAAGGTCAAATTTTAGCAAAATTAGATAATACAGAGTATCTAGTAAAATATCAACAGGCTTTGGCAGATTTACACAAGGGTCAAGCTTTATTAGCCGATTCTAAGGCCAATTATGAACGTAGTAAAGTATTATATTTAGAAAATAGTATTTCAAAAGCACAATTCCAAAGTGCTTTAGCTAATTATGAGTCAGGGGTGTCAAGTGTTGTAGCTTTAGAAAAACAGGTTCAATATTCTAAAATACAATTGGGATATACAAAACTATTAGCTCCTGCAGATGGAACAATAGGTAGTGTTGAAACAGAGGTAAATCAAGTTGTAAGTCCACAAAATGTAATATTTACATTGAATACAAGTGGAAAAGAGTATGTTGAATTTAATGTATCAGAATCAGTTGTATCTCTTTTAAAAATAGGAGAACCAGTTACTATAGCAATTGATTCGGTAAAAGGAGAACCTATTAAAGGAGAAATAAGAAATATAAGTACAGTATCAAGTGGATTTGGAAACACATATCCAGTTAAAGCTGAATTAGTATCTTCTCCTGTGGGATTAAGAGCAGGTATGACGGCTGAAGTTAGTTTAGATGTAAATCTTCATCAAACTAAGAAAAAAATAGTTGTTATTCCTTTAAGTGCAGTGCAAAAAGATTTCACAGGAAATCAATTTATTTTTGTAATTAAGGATATAAAAAATCAAGAGGGAATAGCAGAAAAAAGAATAATAAAAACAGGGGCTGTTACCAATACTGGGATAGAAGTTTTAGAGGGACTAAATCCTGGAGAATATATAGTTTCTATGGGAGCTGGAAGGTTACAAAGTGGGGAAAAAGTTGGTGTTCCTCTAAAGGAGGAAAACTAG
- a CDS encoding efflux RND transporter permease subunit, which produces MKITKWTIDNKVTAYILVILMLVFGYICYERSEKAEDPGFTVKVALITTQWPGATAKQMADLVSKRIADQVQSMDSLDYVNSKNLDGVSNVYVNIKSEYRDLKPVWQELRDRINTFVIPTLPQGVQKPMINTFFGDVYGTLMTISGDGYSYDNLYKVAENLKETLLFSVPEIGRIDISGVQKPVIYVKIDNKRLANSGITMENLVQSLNSLNVIIPSGDVVNNGSRLFLIPSGNFKNIDQIKNTVIANSKGTKSIYLKEIANVYKGYQDPSSYMVYYDGEPAITLGVALSSGQDILKMSAGIKKVMKEYKAKLPVGLEIGTIYYQPDLVQDKVSAFIVNLFQAIGTIIVVMLVFLGLRSGIIVAALTPTSIAFTLIGLYYMGYGINQITLAGLIIALGMLVDNAVVMSENIMVLMQNGKSRMDACIESSKTLAIPLLVSSLTTITAFSPIILNKQDMGQFVGPLTIVVLLALMGSWLINQTFIPLLCYDFLKVKKGDELNLDSKPYLIYRKTLIKMLKYKKTSIVITIVSFIFGLWLFTFIPGNFMPESTDPVMSTYIRMPKGTSIEKTKEVTMDLSNFIRKNYATGPQEPLSPTLWDWITTGGTTKRYKNPGVISWGSFIGGGAPKYSTGYTPEARLPEYSYTMYNLTDYKLRNKISSEVNQYMEKKYPDIDIVSKGMGSGVSLEKDLGYQFISNDPAMLKKISQEVKAKLASIEGTRAISDNWGNDVPRVHIDIDQNKARKYGFTSQNIGQTLQFALQGYPATVFKDFSAPPQNTAIPVTLRGTDSYKDNLVGLEGMEVMSPNGKFVPLKQIANISVKYSPNFVYTRNISYAVEINAALKNGYASKGINNQMTPWIQAKLKEWGPGVKYKLSGIEKTSSENEGALFASVPLALMIMFILVIGQFNSVRKGLCIMLVIPLSLLGIAIGLLLTGTDLGFMAIVGIISLAGVVLNHAIILVDKMTIAKEVDGLDDQNAVVCGCQSRLRPIFLTVATTLAGLMPLYFFGGPLFQPLAVVLIFGLATDTVLALGIIPVIYSIFYKIDFKDYKYDSSIGTNI; this is translated from the coding sequence ATGAAAATAACAAAATGGACCATAGACAATAAGGTCACTGCATATATTTTAGTTATTTTAATGTTGGTCTTTGGATATATTTGCTATGAAAGATCTGAAAAAGCAGAAGACCCAGGATTTACAGTAAAAGTGGCCTTGATAACTACCCAATGGCCTGGGGCAACAGCTAAACAAATGGCAGATTTAGTAAGTAAAAGAATTGCAGATCAAGTTCAAAGTATGGATTCTCTAGATTATGTAAATTCTAAAAACTTAGATGGAGTGTCAAATGTTTATGTTAATATAAAATCAGAATATAGAGATTTAAAACCTGTTTGGCAAGAGTTAAGAGATAGGATAAATACTTTTGTTATTCCTACACTTCCACAGGGAGTACAAAAACCTATGATAAATACATTCTTCGGAGATGTATACGGAACTCTTATGACAATAAGTGGAGATGGGTACTCCTATGATAACCTATATAAGGTAGCTGAAAACTTAAAGGAAACTTTACTTTTTTCAGTTCCAGAAATAGGAAGAATAGATATTAGCGGAGTACAAAAACCTGTTATCTATGTAAAAATTGATAATAAAAGATTAGCTAACTCAGGAATTACAATGGAAAATTTAGTTCAATCTTTAAATAGCTTAAATGTTATTATTCCAAGTGGAGATGTAGTAAATAATGGATCTAGATTATTTTTAATTCCAAGTGGAAACTTTAAAAATATAGATCAAATAAAAAATACAGTTATAGCCAATAGTAAAGGAACTAAAAGCATTTATTTAAAAGAGATTGCAAATGTATACAAGGGATATCAAGACCCATCTTCATATATGGTTTATTATGATGGCGAACCTGCTATTACATTAGGTGTAGCCCTTTCATCAGGTCAAGATATTTTAAAAATGAGTGCTGGAATTAAAAAGGTTATGAAGGAGTATAAAGCAAAACTTCCAGTTGGATTAGAGATAGGAACTATTTATTATCAGCCAGATTTAGTTCAAGATAAGGTAAGTGCATTTATAGTAAACCTATTCCAAGCTATAGGAACAATTATTGTGGTAATGTTAGTGTTCTTAGGTCTTAGATCAGGGATTATAGTTGCTGCCTTAACACCAACATCAATAGCTTTTACTTTAATAGGATTATATTATATGGGTTATGGGATTAACCAGATTACTCTGGCAGGACTTATTATAGCCCTGGGAATGTTAGTAGATAATGCCGTTGTAATGTCTGAAAATATAATGGTTCTTATGCAAAATGGAAAGAGTAGAATGGATGCTTGTATTGAGTCCTCTAAAACCCTAGCTATACCATTATTAGTAAGTTCATTAACTACAATTACAGCTTTTTCTCCTATTATTTTAAATAAACAGGATATGGGACAATTTGTTGGACCACTTACAATAGTTGTATTATTAGCTCTTATGGGATCGTGGTTAATAAACCAAACATTTATTCCTTTATTATGTTATGATTTCTTAAAAGTTAAAAAGGGAGATGAACTTAATTTAGATAGTAAGCCTTATTTAATTTATAGAAAAACATTAATTAAAATGTTGAAATATAAGAAAACTTCAATAGTAATTACCATAGTATCATTTATATTTGGATTATGGTTATTTACATTTATACCGGGAAACTTTATGCCAGAGTCAACTGACCCTGTAATGTCGACATATATAAGAATGCCAAAGGGAACTAGTATAGAAAAGACTAAAGAAGTTACAATGGATTTAAGTAACTTTATAAGAAAAAATTATGCTACTGGACCTCAAGAGCCATTATCTCCAACACTTTGGGATTGGATAACAACAGGTGGAACAACAAAACGTTATAAAAATCCTGGTGTTATTAGTTGGGGATCCTTTATAGGAGGAGGGGCTCCAAAATATAGTACAGGATATACTCCTGAGGCTAGATTACCAGAGTATTCATACACTATGTATAATTTAACAGATTATAAACTTAGAAATAAAATATCTTCTGAAGTAAACCAATATATGGAGAAAAAATATCCAGATATTGATATAGTAAGTAAAGGTATGGGAAGTGGAGTATCCTTAGAAAAAGACTTAGGATATCAATTTATTTCCAATGATCCAGCTATGTTAAAGAAAATTTCCCAAGAAGTTAAGGCTAAATTAGCTTCAATAGAGGGAACTAGAGCTATAAGTGATAACTGGGGAAATGATGTCCCTAGAGTTCATATAGATATAGATCAAAATAAAGCTAGAAAATATGGATTTACAAGTCAAAATATAGGACAAACATTACAATTTGCTCTTCAAGGATATCCTGCAACTGTATTTAAAGATTTCAGTGCACCACCACAAAATACAGCAATTCCAGTAACATTAAGAGGAACAGATAGTTATAAGGATAACTTAGTTGGTCTTGAAGGAATGGAAGTAATGAGTCCAAATGGAAAATTTGTACCTTTAAAACAGATTGCGAATATAAGTGTAAAATATAGTCCAAACTTTGTTTATACAAGAAATATTTCCTATGCTGTTGAAATAAATGCAGCATTGAAAAATGGATATGCTTCTAAGGGTATAAATAATCAAATGACTCCTTGGATTCAAGCAAAATTAAAAGAGTGGGGTCCAGGGGTTAAATATAAATTATCTGGAATTGAAAAAACATCTTCTGAAAATGAAGGAGCTTTATTTGCTTCAGTTCCTTTAGCTCTTATGATAATGTTCATCCTTGTAATAGGACAATTTAACTCTGTTAGAAAGGGTCTATGTATAATGCTTGTTATTCCGTTATCATTATTAGGAATAGCAATTGGACTACTATTAACAGGAACAGACTTAGGATTTATGGCCATAGTTGGTATTATTTCCCTTGCTGGGGTAGTATTAAACCATGCTATTATTCTGGTGGATAAAATGACCATAGCTAAAGAAGTGGATGGATTAGATGATCAAAATGCAGTTGTATGTGGATGTCAATCTAGATTAAGACCAATATTTTTAACTGTTGCAACAACTTTAGCAGGATTAATGCCATTATACTTCTTTGGTGGTCCATTATTCCAACCTTTAGCAGTTGTACTTATCTTTGGTCTAGCAACAGATACAGTACTTGCCTTAGGAATAATCCCTGTAATTTATTCAATATTCTATAAGATAGATTTCAAGGATTATAAGTATGATTCTTCCATAGGAACTAATATATAA
- the eno gene encoding phosphopyruvate hydratase, which yields MTRIVDVKAREILDSRGNPTVEVDVVLECGAMGRAAVPSGASTGAYEAVELRDNDKSRYLGKGVLTAVKNVNTELKEAVLGMDATNQVAIDEAMIALDGTPNKERLGANAILGVSLAVAKAAAEALGMPLYKYLGGVNAKELPLPMMNILNGGSHADSAVDVQEFMVQPVGAKTFSEAMRMGAEVFHHLGKLLKKNGDSTNVGNEGGYAPANINGTEGALDIIVEAVKAAGYEPGKDITFALDAAATEFCVEKEDGTFVYEFHREGGITRTTEEMIDWYAGLCEKYPIKSIEDGLGENDWAGFSKLTAKLGDKVQIVGDDLFVTNTERLARGIETKAANSILIKLNQIGTLTETLDAIEMAKRANMTAVVSHRSGETEDATIADIAVATNAGQIKTGSTSRTDRMAKYNQLLRIEEELGSVAQYNGLNVFYNIKK from the coding sequence ATGACAAGAATAGTTGATGTAAAAGCAAGAGAAATATTAGATTCAAGAGGAAACCCAACAGTTGAGGTTGATGTAGTATTAGAATGTGGAGCTATGGGAAGAGCAGCAGTTCCATCAGGAGCTTCTACAGGAGCTTATGAAGCTGTTGAGTTAAGAGATAATGATAAATCAAGATACTTAGGAAAAGGTGTTTTAACTGCTGTTAAAAACGTAAATACTGAGTTAAAAGAAGCAGTTCTTGGAATGGATGCTACAAACCAAGTTGCTATAGATGAAGCTATGATCGCTTTAGATGGAACTCCAAATAAAGAGAGATTAGGAGCAAACGCAATATTAGGTGTATCTTTAGCAGTTGCTAAAGCAGCAGCAGAAGCTTTAGGAATGCCTTTATATAAATATTTAGGTGGAGTAAACGCTAAGGAATTACCTTTACCAATGATGAATATCTTAAACGGAGGAAGCCATGCTGACTCAGCAGTAGACGTTCAAGAGTTTATGGTTCAACCAGTTGGAGCTAAAACTTTCTCTGAAGCAATGAGAATGGGAGCAGAAGTATTCCACCACTTAGGAAAATTACTTAAGAAAAACGGAGACTCTACAAACGTTGGAAATGAAGGAGGATATGCACCTGCTAATATCAACGGAACTGAAGGAGCTCTTGATATAATTGTTGAGGCTGTTAAAGCTGCTGGATATGAGCCAGGAAAAGATATCACTTTCGCATTAGATGCTGCAGCTACTGAGTTCTGCGTAGAGAAAGAGGATGGAACATTTGTTTATGAATTCCATAGAGAAGGTGGAATCACTAGAACAACTGAAGAAATGATCGATTGGTATGCTGGATTATGCGAAAAATATCCAATCAAATCTATTGAAGATGGATTAGGAGAAAATGACTGGGCTGGATTCTCTAAATTAACTGCTAAATTAGGAGATAAAGTTCAAATAGTTGGAGACGATTTATTCGTAACTAACACAGAAAGATTAGCTAGAGGAATTGAAACTAAAGCAGCTAACTCAATCTTAATTAAATTAAACCAAATTGGTACTTTAACTGAGACTTTAGATGCTATAGAAATGGCTAAAAGAGCTAATATGACTGCTGTTGTTTCTCATAGATCTGGAGAAACTGAGGATGCTACAATTGCCGATATCGCAGTTGCAACTAATGCAGGACAAATTAAAACTGGTTCAACTTCAAGAACAGACAGAATGGCTAAATATAACCAATTATTAAGAATTGAAGAGGAATTAGGATCAGTTGCTCAATACAACGGATTAAATGTATTCTATAACATTAAAAAATAA
- the pykF gene encoding pyruvate kinase PykF translates to MKKTKIVCTIGPKTENVEVLAELLKSGMNVMRLNFSHGDYEEHGNRIKNLKEAMALTGKRAAVLLDTKGPEIRTIKLEGGNDVPLTAGQEFTITTDKTVIGNNKIVAVTYAGLVDDLKPGNIVLLDDGLIGMEVKEIVGNEVRCIVKNNGDLGENKGVNLPNVAVQLPALAEKDIMDLKFGCEQNVDFVAASFIRKADDVREVRRVLDENGGKDIKIISKIENQEGLDNFDEILELSDGIMVARGDLGVEIPVEEVPFAQKMMIEKCNLAGKVVITATQMLDSMIKNPRPTRAEATDVANAILDGTDAVMLSGETAKGKYPVEAVTVMAKIAKKTDPMVAFEFEVESNATITEAIARGTVDVAETLDAKLIVVGTQSGRAAKAIRKYFPTAMILAITNNEKTANQLVLTKGVIPCLDTTAQTLEEFYKLSEVKAKELGLAMENDIVVATCGEKVFKSGTSNALKVMKIK, encoded by the coding sequence GTGAAAAAGACGAAAATTGTTTGTACGATTGGACCTAAAACTGAAAATGTAGAGGTTTTAGCAGAGTTATTAAAATCTGGAATGAATGTAATGAGATTAAACTTTTCCCATGGAGATTATGAAGAGCATGGAAATAGAATCAAAAATTTAAAAGAAGCTATGGCTTTAACAGGAAAAAGAGCTGCTGTATTACTTGATACAAAAGGACCTGAAATTAGAACTATAAAATTAGAGGGTGGAAATGACGTACCTTTAACAGCTGGTCAAGAGTTTACAATCACTACAGATAAAACTGTAATTGGAAATAACAAAATAGTTGCAGTTACTTATGCTGGATTAGTAGATGACCTTAAACCTGGAAACATTGTTTTATTAGATGATGGTTTAATTGGAATGGAAGTTAAAGAAATAGTAGGAAATGAAGTAAGATGTATAGTAAAGAACAATGGAGATTTAGGAGAAAATAAAGGTGTAAATCTACCAAATGTTGCAGTACAATTACCAGCATTAGCAGAAAAAGATATAATGGATTTAAAATTTGGTTGTGAGCAAAATGTAGATTTTGTAGCAGCTTCATTTATTAGAAAAGCTGATGACGTAAGAGAAGTAAGAAGAGTTTTAGATGAAAACGGTGGAAAAGATATAAAAATAATTTCTAAAATAGAGAACCAAGAGGGATTAGATAATTTTGATGAAATTTTAGAGTTATCTGATGGAATTATGGTTGCAAGGGGAGACTTAGGAGTAGAAATTCCAGTAGAAGAAGTTCCATTTGCACAAAAGATGATGATAGAGAAATGTAACCTAGCAGGAAAAGTAGTTATTACAGCTACTCAAATGTTAGATTCAATGATAAAAAATCCTAGACCTACAAGAGCAGAAGCAACAGACGTTGCAAATGCAATTTTAGATGGTACAGATGCAGTAATGTTATCTGGAGAAACAGCTAAGGGTAAATATCCAGTAGAAGCTGTAACAGTAATGGCAAAAATAGCTAAGAAAACAGATCCAATGGTAGCCTTTGAATTTGAAGTAGAATCAAATGCGACAATTACAGAGGCAATTGCAAGAGGAACTGTAGATGTAGCTGAAACATTAGATGCAAAATTAATCGTAGTTGGAACACAATCAGGAAGAGCTGCAAAGGCTATTAGAAAGTATTTCCCAACTGCAATGATTTTAGCTATAACAAATAATGAGAAAACTGCAAATCAGTTAGTATTAACTAAGGGTGTTATTCCTTGTTTAGATACAACAGCTCAAACATTAGAAGAGTTTTACAAATTATCAGAAGTAAAAGCTAAAGAATTAGGATTAGCAATGGAAAATGATATAGTAGTTGCTACATGTGGAGAAAAAGTATTTAAATCAGGTACAAGTAACGCTTTAAAAGTTATGAAAATAAAGTAG
- a CDS encoding TolC family protein gives MLLDKSEVSSGMEKKLEKELNLNFAGTNYEPKILKTYVVENNNFKEELSKLEKNPEINGIFVLTYEIPQNLKLKSKNKFYSFPFGFLKENNLLKYKNVNYITGKFNVQEDVKLLKELKPMKKLGVFVPTLNNSEEKIAGIKKLFKKENMPVEIITENTSEENMRNILKTVDGLYLISYGQYGAKPLALANQMKLPTFTIDFSSALNKKSLMGYDLRSEIDRRLRGGALSYMLYKTKNKRNLIGEIGDIKKTIFYNMDIGNEIDCYPSLLFLQNIQELNKNEEKKQYLGFKEAINRALIANNNLLSARNTMESFIYNVGVANSKRLPQLSLNAQYNRLDKDITSIPMNKPENSVNSYVKLSQVIFNDQINANVYIQKQQLKNSQAAYEQAKKDTIYYVASTYLNILQLNAQLKIQESNYKVVKESLNVARVNYKVGASGAQDVYRLESSLSSALSNIAEVKGQIKIAEASLNRLLNYPIDNSYTYENFNKISQDFVMGKDFLKKYAYGSSGTNKLLNFLINGAVENSENLENVENNINIKKREYTAAGRERYIPSIEAFGQYNKNNIITPWGENSNVHGPSEYWQGGVAITLPLIQGGETIEQRKMIEKQIESLSYKKKELNNEIAQNVSQTFTKLLTDYIQSYTSEVSATSAEKNLKIVSNLYAAGNGTITDLLDAQNSTLAAQLNHVIANYNMFNSAVKLENLYGDYTITKTPLERQAIINKLESIMN, from the coding sequence GTGTTGCTAGATAAATCAGAGGTATCCTCTGGAATGGAAAAAAAGCTAGAAAAAGAGCTAAATCTAAATTTTGCAGGAACTAATTATGAGCCAAAAATATTAAAGACATATGTTGTTGAAAATAATAATTTTAAAGAGGAACTTTCAAAGTTAGAAAAGAATCCTGAAATTAATGGAATATTTGTTTTAACCTATGAAATTCCCCAAAATCTAAAATTAAAAAGTAAGAATAAATTTTATTCCTTTCCTTTTGGATTTTTAAAGGAGAATAATTTATTAAAGTACAAAAATGTAAACTATATTACAGGTAAATTTAATGTGCAAGAGGATGTAAAACTTTTAAAAGAGTTAAAACCTATGAAAAAATTAGGAGTATTTGTTCCTACTTTAAATAATAGTGAAGAAAAAATAGCTGGAATAAAAAAATTATTTAAAAAAGAAAATATGCCAGTGGAAATAATAACTGAAAATACTTCAGAAGAAAATATGAGAAATATTTTAAAAACTGTAGATGGACTTTATCTAATTTCTTATGGACAATATGGGGCAAAACCCTTGGCTTTAGCAAACCAAATGAAATTACCAACATTTACAATTGATTTTAGTTCAGCATTAAATAAAAAATCCCTTATGGGTTATGATTTAAGAAGTGAAATTGATAGAAGGCTTAGAGGTGGAGCTTTAAGTTATATGTTATATAAAACTAAAAATAAAAGAAATTTAATAGGGGAAATTGGAGATATTAAAAAAACAATTTTCTATAATATGGATATAGGAAATGAAATTGATTGTTATCCAAGTCTTTTATTTTTACAAAATATTCAAGAACTAAATAAAAATGAGGAGAAAAAACAATATTTAGGTTTTAAAGAAGCTATAAATAGAGCATTAATAGCAAATAATAATTTATTGTCTGCTAGAAATACAATGGAAAGTTTTATTTATAATGTGGGAGTGGCAAATAGTAAAAGATTACCACAACTATCTTTAAATGCTCAATATAATAGATTAGATAAGGATATTACAAGTATTCCTATGAATAAACCAGAAAATAGTGTTAATTCCTATGTAAAATTATCACAAGTTATATTCAATGATCAAATTAATGCTAATGTATATATTCAAAAACAACAACTTAAAAATTCTCAAGCTGCATATGAACAGGCTAAAAAAGATACAATTTATTATGTGGCATCAACTTATTTAAATATTTTACAATTAAATGCTCAATTAAAAATACAAGAAAGCAACTATAAAGTTGTTAAGGAATCTTTAAATGTTGCTAGAGTAAACTATAAGGTAGGAGCTAGTGGAGCTCAAGATGTGTATAGATTAGAGTCAAGTCTATCAAGTGCACTTTCAAATATAGCTGAAGTTAAAGGACAAATAAAAATAGCTGAAGCATCTTTAAATAGATTATTAAATTATCCTATTGATAACTCTTATACCTATGAAAACTTTAATAAAATTTCCCAAGATTTTGTTATGGGAAAAGATTTCTTGAAAAAATATGCTTATGGTTCTTCAGGAACAAATAAACTTTTAAACTTCTTAATAAATGGAGCTGTAGAAAACTCAGAAAATTTAGAAAATGTTGAAAATAACATTAATATTAAAAAAAGAGAGTATACTGCTGCAGGAAGAGAAAGATATATTCCTTCAATAGAAGCATTTGGACAATATAATAAAAATAATATAATAACTCCATGGGGAGAAAATTCAAATGTTCATGGACCTAGTGAATACTGGCAAGGTGGAGTAGCAATAACATTACCTCTTATTCAAGGTGGAGAAACTATTGAACAAAGAAAAATGATCGAAAAACAAATTGAATCCCTAAGTTATAAAAAGAAAGAGTTAAATAATGAAATAGCTCAAAATGTATCTCAAACATTTACTAAGCTTTTAACTGATTATATTCAATCTTATACTAGCGAAGTATCAGCAACTTCAGCAGAAAAGAACTTAAAAATAGTAAGTAATTTATATGCTGCAGGAAATGGAACAATAACAGATTTATTAGATGCTCAAAACTCCACATTAGCAGCTCAATTAAATCATGTAATTGCTAATTACAATATGTTTAACTCGGCTGTAAAATTAGAAAATTTATATGGAGATTATACTATAACAAAAACACCATTAGAAAGACAAGCGATTATAAATAAGTTAGAAAGTATAATGAATTAG